TGCGGTTGGGCAGTCGATGCGTGCCCGCGTCGATGACCCAGAGGACGACGCTGATCACGGCCAGATAGAGGAAGGCCAGCACGGCGAGGGCCGACGATGCAGTTTCGACGGCCGACATGACGCCCGAGCCTACGCGCGGCGCGGGCGGTGGCATCCGTTCCTGGATGATCTGTGGATAACCGCCTGCTCAGCCGTCCAGGATGTGCAGACGCACATGGACCGGACCGCCTTCGTCCAGCGATTCGGCCTTCATCACCGCCTTCTTGAGCGGGAGCGCGTACGTGCCGTCCGACGACGGGAAGATCGAGGTCGACCACTCCGAACCGCCGACGCTCACCCGCACGCGCACCGCCCCGAATCCGCGATGCGGTCTCGGGATCTCGCGGATGTCACCACTCAGTTCCAGCGGCACCGAGGTGAGGAACCAGACGGCGTCCGGCCGGGCGTCCCAGCGGAACACCTCGCTGTCGAACTCGAGGATCATGAGCCCGTGGTCACCACTGCGGGTGGATGGCCGCGCGCAGGCGCGAGTCGTAGACGTCGCGGACGACGGCGTCGAACGCGTCCAGGTCGAGCCCGGCGTTCAGCAGCTCCGCAGCATCCGCGTTGGACTCCGCCTGAGCGACGTTGCGCGCCCCTGGGATGACGGTCGTCACACCCGCCCGCGACGCGATCCAGGCCAGGGTCGCTGCGGGGAGTGAGACTCCGCTCGGGAGCGCGGCACTCAGCTCGGCGGCGGCGGCGAGGCCGACCTGGTAGTCCACGCCGGAGAAGGTCTCCCCCTTGTCGAACGCCTCACCGTGTCGGTTGAACGATCGGTGGTCGTCGGCGGCGAAGGTGGTCGCGGTGGTGTACTTCCCGGACAGCATCCCCGACGCCAGCGGCACGCGCGCGAAGATCGCGACCCCGGCCGCCTCGGCGGCGGGCAGCACCTCGTCCAGCGGCTTGAGGCGGAAGGGGTTGAAGATGATCTGCACGTTCGTGACGTGGGGGTGGGAGATGGCG
This portion of the Microbacterium pygmaeum genome encodes:
- a CDS encoding aldo/keto reductase translates to MQQRPLGHTGREVSAIGLGTWQLGADWGAVSEDDAIAVLAASADRGVTLFDTADVYGDGRSERLIGRFLKDRSGAAITVATKMGRRMEQVAANYTPENFRAWTERSRRNLGVDTLDLVQLHCPPSGVIEDDATYDALDELVADGAIAAYGVSVETCDQALAAISHPHVTNVQIIFNPFRLKPLDEVLPAAEAAGVAIFARVPLASGMLSGKYTTATTFAADDHRSFNRHGEAFDKGETFSGVDYQVGLAAAAELSAALPSGVSLPAATLAWIASRAGVTTVIPGARNVAQAESNADAAELLNAGLDLDAFDAVVRDVYDSRLRAAIHPQW
- a CDS encoding DUF1905 domain-containing protein; protein product: MILEFDSEVFRWDARPDAVWFLTSVPLELSGDIREIPRPHRGFGAVRVRVSVGGSEWSTSIFPSSDGTYALPLKKAVMKAESLDEGGPVHVRLHILDG